The proteins below come from a single Aegilops tauschii subsp. strangulata cultivar AL8/78 chromosome 6, Aet v6.0, whole genome shotgun sequence genomic window:
- the LOC109770476 gene encoding uncharacterized protein At4g06744, protein MANQLKSPLARDLFFLLSYTAAVVAASSLPQQSFKPSQEHTVSSDYPRPQDFQNERLYQAYSVIQHFKKTITSDPMKITSTWTGHDICGENTYVGFHCTALPGHGQNLTVTSAVLNGFGLCAPQLQGFIDQLPDLALFQATSNNFGAFDVPNLSGLTYLYKLDARDDHFAQSLRGRGRDFSLPTKIAHLKGCILGKLACAGLDVGSVSLVERTPQSGVSHGATNATALLLNYNNLSGPLPANIGFSKLSYLAVANNKLTGPIPPSIAHMQDSLLEMLLINNQLSGCLPNEIGMLTKTTVIDAGMNQLTGPIPSSFSCLSSVEQLNLGGNSLYGQVPDALCKLAGPAGRLANLTLSGNYFTSVGPACSALIKDGVLDVKHNCIPGFANQRGPAECASFLSQPKTCPAASARVACPAADAKINAAAPEGRVAKDYSSYVVYATLHE, encoded by the coding sequence ATGGCCAACCAGCTTAAATCGCCCCTTGCCCGAGACCTCTTCTTTCTGCTCTCTTATACAGCTGCGGTAGTAGCAGCATCTTCTCTGCCACAACAGTCCTTCAAGCCCAGCCAAGAACATACTGTTTCCTCTGATTATCCACGGCCACAGGACTTCCAAAATGAGAGACTCTACCAAGCCTACTCCGTCATCCAGCACTTCAAGAAAACTATCACATCTGACCCCATGAAAATTACCTCCACTTGGACCGGCCATGACATCTGTGGCGAGAACACCTACGTCGGCTTCCACTGCACAGCACTGCCGGGGCACGGCCAGAACCTCACCGTCACATCGGCCGTTCTCAACGGCTTTGGCCTGTGTGCACCGCAGCTGCAAGGCTTCATTGATCAGCTCCCAGACCTTGCCCTCTTCCAGGCCACCTCCAACAACTTCGGCGCCTTCGATGTCCCCAACCTTAGTGGACTCACCTACCTATACAAGCTCGACGCCAGAGACGACCACTTTGCACAGTCTTTAAGAGGACGAGGGCGTGATTTCAGTCTACCAACTAAGATCGCGCACCTCAAAGGTTGCATTCTCGGTAAACTCGCCTGTGCGGGTTTGGATGTAGGCAGTGTATCCCTCGTTGAACGCACGCCTCAAAGTGGAGTCAGTCATGGTGCCACGAACGCTACGGCGCTACTCCTCAACTACAACAACCTGTCGGGGCCACTTCCGGCGAACATTGGGTTCTCCAAGTTGAGCTATCTCGCCGTCGCCAACAACAAGCTCACAGGTCCAATCCCACCATCAATCGCGCACATGCAAGACTCCCTTCTCGAGATGCTCCTCATCAACAACCAACTCTCCGGCTGCCTCCCCAACGAGATCGGCATGCTCACCAAGACCACCGTCATCGACGCCGGCATGAACCAGCTCACCGGCCCGATCCCTTCATCCTTCTCGTGCCTCAGCAGCGTCGAGCAGCTCAACCTGGGCGGGAACAGCCTGTACGGGCAGGTCCCCGACGCGCTCTGCAAGCTGGCCGGACCGGCCGGCCGCCTCGCCAACCTCACGCTGTCGGGCAACTACTTCACGTCGGTCGGACCGGCGTGCTCAGCGCTCATCAAGGACGGCGTGCTGGACGTGAAGCACAACTGCATTCCCGGCTTCGCCAACCAGAGGGGCCCGGCGGAGTGCGCCTCGTTCCTGAGCCAGCCCAAGACGTGCCCGGCGGCGAGCGCTCGCGTGGCGTGCCCCGCCGCGGACGCCAAGATAAacgcggcggcgccggaggggaGGGTGGCCAAGGACTACTCCAGCTACGTGGTGTACGCCACTCTGCATGAGTGA
- the LOC109770475 gene encoding uncharacterized protein isoform X2, protein MGQTHRDVQSFKSELKRTIDSDKVHVEERDAPGGSFSSTKSSTTSLKMLLAKETSKEVESKSNAPSVVARLMGLEDDFPAKELVLYHAKRDFRESQSCDHLTVTKKALQQQQHQNSIQSVTQVIHTSCETIEYDGVYEGCEEKATMNLFQDQSSQEGRHSESKSGRMDTVPEKFRQGKSLAMEEKLLHSGELEESLHVLSSEKDFFLKCHEEPDPILPRWMSGLHRTPGSPPTRRITVLKPMRSVQYNGVRQSRTDRAIEPNGLGLRKFHQRSSSKEGTPSQPSSRIVLLRPTPGKPSIPNAKLTHKAAPFRLIDRNSFNRVLLDNAATPASTEVVNDIIRHRQYDSRQRDDSLLSSTHSNGYGGDESSFSDSEVDRSGDSEVDYIEDGGSFSDSEEGSPASKYSWDYTRRYGSPYSGSSFGRIPHLPESMVTKEAKQRLSQRWAMVTCDEISEEQAQPPRSTCTLGEMLSLNEVTKEDFTSRQKDDKTGERSSKLPRSKSLPLISDTFDNMVSKVQASNHESCKPATEVLMSNKGKLSFTGRISDFLFPKRKPIRQKTNHHPSDCFDGRVEACPGDSQSHANHSLETNEEQALHEEKIDISAMQNSTSTSEGSASVDAPISLICRSRRLDRPGLNEGLNSTRDQPSPTSVLDAPSEDSSCNEPESSGSTTSKNATVSRSSAIEAVACSLSWDDTTSESPSLRRPYLPSDIDDDESECHVLVQNIMSSSRLEDAQSSMVFAGWHLPDCPLDPVLCNKLLELREQRSYKRLLFDCVNVALIEIGENALLSAFPWSKACTGTWRDSSSPALGVEVWSILKDWIYGARMFMVSKRDNTGIMMDRIVKQEVEGGGWVKMRMSQVVDIMEQIEKGVLEELVAESVLDFTT, encoded by the exons ATGGGACAAACTCATAGAGATG TTCAAAGTTTCAAGTCAGAATTGAAGAGAACTATTGATTCGGATAAAGTTCATGTGGAGGAAAGAGAT GCACCTGGTGGTAGTTTTTCAAGCACAAAATCAAGTACGACTTCATTAAAAATGCTATTAGCAAAAGAGACGAGTAAAGAAGTGGAGTCGAAGAGCAACGCACCAAGTGTCGTTGCAAGATTAATGGGCCTTGAGGATGATTTTCCTGCCAAAGAACTAGTTTTATACCATGCTAAGAGAGATTTTAGGGAAAGTCAATCATGTGACCACTTAACAGTGACAAAGAAGGccttgcagcagcagcagcatcagaATTCCATACAGTCCGTTACACAAGTTATCCATACATCCTGTGAAACAATTGAATATGATGGTGTATATGAAGGATGTGAAGAGAAAGCCACAATGAATTTGTTTCAGGATCAATCTTCACAGGAAGGAAGACATTCTGAGAGCAAGAGTGGTAGAATGGATACTGTCCCAGAGAAGTTCAGGCAAGGAAAAAGCCTTGCCATGGAAGAAAAGCTCCTTCATTCTGGGGAGTTAGAAGAATCTctccatgttcttagttcagagaAAGATTTTTTTCTGAAATGTCATGAAGAACCTGACCCCATTTTGCCAAGATGGATGAGCGGGCTTCACCGGACTCCGGGATCACCTCCGACAAGACGCATTACGGTGCTGAAACCGATGAGATCTGTTCAGTATAATGGTGTAAGACAATCAAGAACAGACCGGGCTATTGAGCCAAATGGACTGGGGCTCAGAAAGTTTCATCAGAGGTCTAGTTCAAAAGAAGGAACCCCTTCGCAGCCAAGTAGTAGAATAGTACTCTTGAGGCCTACCCCAGGGAAGCCAAGTATACCGAATGCAAAGCTGACGCACAAGGCAGCTCCATTTCGGCTAATTGACCGGAACAGTTTCAACAGAGTATTACTTGATAATGCGGCAACCCCAGCTTCCACAGAAGTAGTGAATGATATCATTCGGCACCGCCAATATGACTCTCGTCAACGAGATGATTCTTTGTTATCTTCAACGCACTCAAACGGATATGGTGGTGATGAAAGCTCGTTCAGTGATTCAGAGGTTGATCGCAGTGGAGATTCTGAGGTTGATTATATCGAAGATGGTGGCAGCTTCAGTGACTCGGAGGAAGGTAGTCCTGCATCAAAGTATTCATGGGATTACACCAGAAGATATGGAAGTCCCTACTCCGGCTCATCTTTTGGCAGGATCCCACATTTACCTGAGTCAATGGTTACTAAGGAGGCTAAGCAACGGCTTTCGCAGCGATGGGCAATGGTAACCTGTGATGAGATCAGTGAAGAGCAAGCACAGCCGCCAAGGAGCACATGTACCTTGGGTGAGATGCTCTCCCTCAATGAAGTGACGAAAGAAGATTTCACTAGTCGCCAAAAGGATGATAAAACTGGCGAGAGGTCAAGTAAGTTGCCAAGGTCAAAGTCTTTGCCATTGATTTCAGATACATTTGATAACATGGTGTCAAAAGTTCAAGCTTCAAATCATGAGAGCTGCAAACCAGCGACAGAGGTTTTAATGTCCAATAAAGGAAAATTATCTTTCACGGGAAGAATTTCTGATTTTCTGTTTCCTAAAAGAAAGCCAATAAGGCAGAAAACCAACCATCATCCATCGGATTGCTTTGATGGGAGGGTTGAAGCTTGTCCTGGTGATAGTCAATCACATGCCAATCATAGTTTAGAAACTAATGAAGAACAGGCACTCCATGAAGAGAAAATTGACATTTCTGCCATGCAAAACTCTACCAGCACTTCAGAG GGATCTGCTTCAGTTGATGCGCCTATATCGTTGATCTGTCGAAGCAGAAGACTGGATAGGCCAGGATTAAATGAAGGCCTAAACAGCACTCGCGATCAGCCCAGTCCGACCTCAGTTCTTGATGCACCCTCTGAAGATAGCAGCTGTAATGAACCTGAATCATCTGGAAGCACTACTTCCAAGAATGCAA CTGTGTCAAGATCCTCAGCAATCGAGGCTGTTGCGTGTTCATTATCATGGGATGATACCACCTCAGAGTCACCATCACTCCGACGGCCTTACCTTCCCTCCGACATTGACGATGATGAATCAGAATGTCATGTCCTTGTGCAAAACATTATGTCATCTTCCAGGTTAGAAGATGCACAGTCAAGCATGGTCTTTGCTGGCTGGCATTTACCCGACTGTCCTCTTGACCCAGTCCTGTGTAACAAACTCCTGGAGCTACGGGAGCAAAGGTCGTACAAAAGACTTCTATTTGACTGTGTCAATGTTGCTCTCATCGAGATCGGTGAGAACGCCCTGCTAAGCGCATTCCCATGGAGCAAAGCGTGCACCGGAACATGGAGGGACAGCTCATCCCCTGCTCTGGGGGTAGAGGTGTGGAGCATTCTGAAAGACTGGATTTACGGAGCGCGGATGTTCATGGTGAGCAAGAGGGATAACACGGGGATCATGATGGATAGAATCGTGAAGCAGGAGGTCGAAGGTGGTGGCTGGGTGAAAATGAGGATGTCGCAGGTGGTTGACATCATGGAGCAGATCGAGAAGGGAGTTCTGGAGGAGCTGGTGGCGGAGTCTGTACTGGATTTCACTACTTGA
- the LOC109770475 gene encoding uncharacterized protein isoform X1, whose product MGQTHRDVQSFKSELKRTIDSDKVHVEERDAPGGSFSSTKSSTTSLKMLLAKETSKEVESKSNAPSVVARLMGLEDDFPAKELVLYHAKRDFRESQSCDHLTVTKKALQQQQHQNSIQSVTQVIHTSCETIEYDGVYEGCEEKATMNLFQDQSSQEGRHSESKSGRMDTVPEKFRQGKSLAMEEKLLHSGELEESLHVLSSEKDFFLKCHEEPDPILPRWMSGLHRTPGSPPTRRITVLKPMRSVQYNGVRQSRTDRAIEPNGLGLRKFHQRSSSKEGTPSQPSSRIVLLRPTPGKPSIPNAKLTHKAAPFRLIDRNSFNRVLLDNAATPASTEVVNDIIRHRQYDSRQRDDSLLSSTHSNGYGGDESSFSDSEVDRSGDSEVDYIEDGGSFSDSEEGSPASKYSWDYTRRYGSPYSGSSFGRIPHLPESMVTKEAKQRLSQRWAMVTCDEISEEQAQPPRSTCTLGEMLSLNEVTKEDFTSRQKDDKTGERSSKLPRSKSLPLISDTFDNMVSKVQASNHESCKPATEVLMSNKGKLSFTGRISDFLFPKRKPIRQKTNHHPSDCFDGRVEACPGDSQSHANHSLETNEEQALHEEKIDISAMQNSTSTSEGSASVDAPISLICRSRRLDRPGLNEGLNSTRDQPSPTSVLDAPSEDSSCNEPESSGSTTSKNAKAVSRSSAIEAVACSLSWDDTTSESPSLRRPYLPSDIDDDESECHVLVQNIMSSSRLEDAQSSMVFAGWHLPDCPLDPVLCNKLLELREQRSYKRLLFDCVNVALIEIGENALLSAFPWSKACTGTWRDSSSPALGVEVWSILKDWIYGARMFMVSKRDNTGIMMDRIVKQEVEGGGWVKMRMSQVVDIMEQIEKGVLEELVAESVLDFTT is encoded by the exons ATGGGACAAACTCATAGAGATG TTCAAAGTTTCAAGTCAGAATTGAAGAGAACTATTGATTCGGATAAAGTTCATGTGGAGGAAAGAGAT GCACCTGGTGGTAGTTTTTCAAGCACAAAATCAAGTACGACTTCATTAAAAATGCTATTAGCAAAAGAGACGAGTAAAGAAGTGGAGTCGAAGAGCAACGCACCAAGTGTCGTTGCAAGATTAATGGGCCTTGAGGATGATTTTCCTGCCAAAGAACTAGTTTTATACCATGCTAAGAGAGATTTTAGGGAAAGTCAATCATGTGACCACTTAACAGTGACAAAGAAGGccttgcagcagcagcagcatcagaATTCCATACAGTCCGTTACACAAGTTATCCATACATCCTGTGAAACAATTGAATATGATGGTGTATATGAAGGATGTGAAGAGAAAGCCACAATGAATTTGTTTCAGGATCAATCTTCACAGGAAGGAAGACATTCTGAGAGCAAGAGTGGTAGAATGGATACTGTCCCAGAGAAGTTCAGGCAAGGAAAAAGCCTTGCCATGGAAGAAAAGCTCCTTCATTCTGGGGAGTTAGAAGAATCTctccatgttcttagttcagagaAAGATTTTTTTCTGAAATGTCATGAAGAACCTGACCCCATTTTGCCAAGATGGATGAGCGGGCTTCACCGGACTCCGGGATCACCTCCGACAAGACGCATTACGGTGCTGAAACCGATGAGATCTGTTCAGTATAATGGTGTAAGACAATCAAGAACAGACCGGGCTATTGAGCCAAATGGACTGGGGCTCAGAAAGTTTCATCAGAGGTCTAGTTCAAAAGAAGGAACCCCTTCGCAGCCAAGTAGTAGAATAGTACTCTTGAGGCCTACCCCAGGGAAGCCAAGTATACCGAATGCAAAGCTGACGCACAAGGCAGCTCCATTTCGGCTAATTGACCGGAACAGTTTCAACAGAGTATTACTTGATAATGCGGCAACCCCAGCTTCCACAGAAGTAGTGAATGATATCATTCGGCACCGCCAATATGACTCTCGTCAACGAGATGATTCTTTGTTATCTTCAACGCACTCAAACGGATATGGTGGTGATGAAAGCTCGTTCAGTGATTCAGAGGTTGATCGCAGTGGAGATTCTGAGGTTGATTATATCGAAGATGGTGGCAGCTTCAGTGACTCGGAGGAAGGTAGTCCTGCATCAAAGTATTCATGGGATTACACCAGAAGATATGGAAGTCCCTACTCCGGCTCATCTTTTGGCAGGATCCCACATTTACCTGAGTCAATGGTTACTAAGGAGGCTAAGCAACGGCTTTCGCAGCGATGGGCAATGGTAACCTGTGATGAGATCAGTGAAGAGCAAGCACAGCCGCCAAGGAGCACATGTACCTTGGGTGAGATGCTCTCCCTCAATGAAGTGACGAAAGAAGATTTCACTAGTCGCCAAAAGGATGATAAAACTGGCGAGAGGTCAAGTAAGTTGCCAAGGTCAAAGTCTTTGCCATTGATTTCAGATACATTTGATAACATGGTGTCAAAAGTTCAAGCTTCAAATCATGAGAGCTGCAAACCAGCGACAGAGGTTTTAATGTCCAATAAAGGAAAATTATCTTTCACGGGAAGAATTTCTGATTTTCTGTTTCCTAAAAGAAAGCCAATAAGGCAGAAAACCAACCATCATCCATCGGATTGCTTTGATGGGAGGGTTGAAGCTTGTCCTGGTGATAGTCAATCACATGCCAATCATAGTTTAGAAACTAATGAAGAACAGGCACTCCATGAAGAGAAAATTGACATTTCTGCCATGCAAAACTCTACCAGCACTTCAGAG GGATCTGCTTCAGTTGATGCGCCTATATCGTTGATCTGTCGAAGCAGAAGACTGGATAGGCCAGGATTAAATGAAGGCCTAAACAGCACTCGCGATCAGCCCAGTCCGACCTCAGTTCTTGATGCACCCTCTGAAGATAGCAGCTGTAATGAACCTGAATCATCTGGAAGCACTACTTCCAAGAATGCAA AAGCTGTGTCAAGATCCTCAGCAATCGAGGCTGTTGCGTGTTCATTATCATGGGATGATACCACCTCAGAGTCACCATCACTCCGACGGCCTTACCTTCCCTCCGACATTGACGATGATGAATCAGAATGTCATGTCCTTGTGCAAAACATTATGTCATCTTCCAGGTTAGAAGATGCACAGTCAAGCATGGTCTTTGCTGGCTGGCATTTACCCGACTGTCCTCTTGACCCAGTCCTGTGTAACAAACTCCTGGAGCTACGGGAGCAAAGGTCGTACAAAAGACTTCTATTTGACTGTGTCAATGTTGCTCTCATCGAGATCGGTGAGAACGCCCTGCTAAGCGCATTCCCATGGAGCAAAGCGTGCACCGGAACATGGAGGGACAGCTCATCCCCTGCTCTGGGGGTAGAGGTGTGGAGCATTCTGAAAGACTGGATTTACGGAGCGCGGATGTTCATGGTGAGCAAGAGGGATAACACGGGGATCATGATGGATAGAATCGTGAAGCAGGAGGTCGAAGGTGGTGGCTGGGTGAAAATGAGGATGTCGCAGGTGGTTGACATCATGGAGCAGATCGAGAAGGGAGTTCTGGAGGAGCTGGTGGCGGAGTCTGTACTGGATTTCACTACTTGA
- the LOC109770475 gene encoding uncharacterized protein isoform X3, which yields MGQTHRDVQSFKSELKRTIDSDKVHVEERDAPGGSFSSTKSSTTSLKMLLAKETSKEVESKSNAPSVVARLMGLEDDFPAKELVLYHAKRDFRESQSCDHLTVTKKALQQQQHQNSIQSVTQVIHTSCETIEYDGVYEGCEEKATMNLFQDQSSQEGRHSESKSGRMDTVPEKFRQGKSLAMEEKLLHSGELEESLHVLSSEKDFFLKCHEEPDPILPRWMSGLHRTPGSPPTRRITVLKPMRSVQYNGVRQSRTDRAIEPNGLGLRKFHQRSSSKEGTPSQPSSRIVLLRPTPGKPSIPNAKLTHKAAPFRLIDRNSFNRVLLDNAATPASTEVVNDIIRHRQYDSRQRDDSLLSSTHSNGYGGDESSFSDSEVDRSGDSEVDYIEDGGSFSDSEEGSPASKYSWDYTRRYGSPYSGSSFGRIPHLPESMVTKEAKQRLSQRWAMVTCDEISEEQAQPPRSTCTLGEMLSLNEVTKEDFTSRQKDDKTGERSSKLPRSKSLPLISDTFDNMVSKVQASNHESCKPATEVLMSNKGKLSFTGRISDFLFPKRKPIRQKTNHHPSDCFDGRVEACPGDSQSHANHSLETNEEQALHEEKIDISAMQNSTSTSEGSASVDAPISLICRSRRLDRPGLNEGLNSTRDQPSPTSVLDAPSEDSSCNEPESSGSTTSKNANPQQSRLLRVHYHGMIPPQSHHHSDGLTFPPTLTMMNQNVMSLCKTLCHLPG from the exons ATGGGACAAACTCATAGAGATG TTCAAAGTTTCAAGTCAGAATTGAAGAGAACTATTGATTCGGATAAAGTTCATGTGGAGGAAAGAGAT GCACCTGGTGGTAGTTTTTCAAGCACAAAATCAAGTACGACTTCATTAAAAATGCTATTAGCAAAAGAGACGAGTAAAGAAGTGGAGTCGAAGAGCAACGCACCAAGTGTCGTTGCAAGATTAATGGGCCTTGAGGATGATTTTCCTGCCAAAGAACTAGTTTTATACCATGCTAAGAGAGATTTTAGGGAAAGTCAATCATGTGACCACTTAACAGTGACAAAGAAGGccttgcagcagcagcagcatcagaATTCCATACAGTCCGTTACACAAGTTATCCATACATCCTGTGAAACAATTGAATATGATGGTGTATATGAAGGATGTGAAGAGAAAGCCACAATGAATTTGTTTCAGGATCAATCTTCACAGGAAGGAAGACATTCTGAGAGCAAGAGTGGTAGAATGGATACTGTCCCAGAGAAGTTCAGGCAAGGAAAAAGCCTTGCCATGGAAGAAAAGCTCCTTCATTCTGGGGAGTTAGAAGAATCTctccatgttcttagttcagagaAAGATTTTTTTCTGAAATGTCATGAAGAACCTGACCCCATTTTGCCAAGATGGATGAGCGGGCTTCACCGGACTCCGGGATCACCTCCGACAAGACGCATTACGGTGCTGAAACCGATGAGATCTGTTCAGTATAATGGTGTAAGACAATCAAGAACAGACCGGGCTATTGAGCCAAATGGACTGGGGCTCAGAAAGTTTCATCAGAGGTCTAGTTCAAAAGAAGGAACCCCTTCGCAGCCAAGTAGTAGAATAGTACTCTTGAGGCCTACCCCAGGGAAGCCAAGTATACCGAATGCAAAGCTGACGCACAAGGCAGCTCCATTTCGGCTAATTGACCGGAACAGTTTCAACAGAGTATTACTTGATAATGCGGCAACCCCAGCTTCCACAGAAGTAGTGAATGATATCATTCGGCACCGCCAATATGACTCTCGTCAACGAGATGATTCTTTGTTATCTTCAACGCACTCAAACGGATATGGTGGTGATGAAAGCTCGTTCAGTGATTCAGAGGTTGATCGCAGTGGAGATTCTGAGGTTGATTATATCGAAGATGGTGGCAGCTTCAGTGACTCGGAGGAAGGTAGTCCTGCATCAAAGTATTCATGGGATTACACCAGAAGATATGGAAGTCCCTACTCCGGCTCATCTTTTGGCAGGATCCCACATTTACCTGAGTCAATGGTTACTAAGGAGGCTAAGCAACGGCTTTCGCAGCGATGGGCAATGGTAACCTGTGATGAGATCAGTGAAGAGCAAGCACAGCCGCCAAGGAGCACATGTACCTTGGGTGAGATGCTCTCCCTCAATGAAGTGACGAAAGAAGATTTCACTAGTCGCCAAAAGGATGATAAAACTGGCGAGAGGTCAAGTAAGTTGCCAAGGTCAAAGTCTTTGCCATTGATTTCAGATACATTTGATAACATGGTGTCAAAAGTTCAAGCTTCAAATCATGAGAGCTGCAAACCAGCGACAGAGGTTTTAATGTCCAATAAAGGAAAATTATCTTTCACGGGAAGAATTTCTGATTTTCTGTTTCCTAAAAGAAAGCCAATAAGGCAGAAAACCAACCATCATCCATCGGATTGCTTTGATGGGAGGGTTGAAGCTTGTCCTGGTGATAGTCAATCACATGCCAATCATAGTTTAGAAACTAATGAAGAACAGGCACTCCATGAAGAGAAAATTGACATTTCTGCCATGCAAAACTCTACCAGCACTTCAGAG GGATCTGCTTCAGTTGATGCGCCTATATCGTTGATCTGTCGAAGCAGAAGACTGGATAGGCCAGGATTAAATGAAGGCCTAAACAGCACTCGCGATCAGCCCAGTCCGACCTCAGTTCTTGATGCACCCTCTGAAGATAGCAGCTGTAATGAACCTGAATCATCTGGAAGCACTACTTCCAAGAATGCAA ATCCTCAGCAATCGAGGCTGTTGCGTGTTCATTATCATGGGATGATACCACCTCAGAGTCACCATCACTCCGACGGCCTTACCTTCCCTCCGACATTGACGATGATGAATCAGAATGTCATGTCCTTGTGCAAAACATTATGTCATCTTCCAGGTTAG